A stretch of Deltaproteobacteria bacterium DNA encodes these proteins:
- a CDS encoding cupin domain-containing protein: MKITRSSQVDWVDALQRGKFSQRRKPLGGAKMQASLYELPPGKKSFPLHAHAITEEAMFVVSGRAQVRTLEGLSEIGPGDFVSFPPGGPAHQVVNHGPEPLTYLAISVNMAGADIVEYPDSGKIACSQGSYPTGKRFLFKTGDAVDYFDGEPDAVS, encoded by the coding sequence ATGAAGATCACGCGCAGCTCGCAAGTGGATTGGGTGGACGCGCTCCAGCGCGGCAAGTTCTCTCAGCGCCGCAAGCCGCTGGGCGGCGCCAAGATGCAGGCCAGCCTCTACGAGCTGCCACCGGGCAAGAAGTCCTTCCCTTTGCACGCGCACGCCATCACCGAAGAGGCGATGTTCGTCGTCTCAGGGCGCGCCCAGGTGCGCACGCTCGAGGGCCTCAGCGAGATCGGCCCGGGCGACTTCGTGTCGTTCCCGCCGGGTGGCCCGGCGCACCAGGTCGTCAACCATGGCCCCGAGCCGCTCACCTACCTCGCCATCTCCGTGAACATGGCCGGTGCGGACATCGTCGAGTACCCGGACTCGGGCAAGATCGCCTGCTCGCAGGGCAGCTATCCCACGGGCAAGCGCTTCCTCTTCAAGACCGGAGACGCGGTCGACTACTTCGACGGGGAGCCGGACGCCGTCTCCTGA
- a CDS encoding SDR family oxidoreductase, which translates to MDLHLTDKVALVTGASQGIGLAIVRALAGEGARVVAGARTESAELRALESQGRVSFVKVDLSTADGPAELVKQTVARHDRLDLLVNNVGIGALRTEGFIAISDDEWLKTWNLDFMAALRTMRAAIPHLLARSGSVVTIGSVNAYLPDPSVIDYCAAKAALLNLSKALSKEFGGKIRFNTIAPGPVETPFWMAPGGIADSIAKKSGIDISAAIAQVKASMQLSTGRFTKPEEVADLVLLLASDRAANVTGSDFLIDGGLIKTL; encoded by the coding sequence ATGGACCTGCATCTGACGGACAAGGTCGCGCTCGTGACGGGCGCAAGCCAGGGCATCGGGCTGGCGATCGTGCGCGCGCTCGCCGGCGAGGGCGCGCGGGTGGTCGCGGGCGCGCGGACGGAGTCGGCCGAGCTCCGCGCGCTCGAGAGCCAGGGACGCGTCTCGTTCGTGAAGGTGGACCTGTCGACGGCCGACGGGCCAGCCGAGCTGGTGAAGCAGACGGTCGCCCGGCACGACCGGCTCGACCTGCTCGTGAACAACGTGGGCATCGGCGCCTTGCGCACCGAGGGTTTCATCGCCATCTCCGACGACGAGTGGCTCAAGACCTGGAACCTCGACTTCATGGCCGCCCTGCGCACCATGCGCGCGGCCATTCCGCACCTGCTCGCGCGCAGCGGGAGCGTGGTCACCATCGGCTCGGTGAACGCGTACCTGCCCGACCCGAGCGTCATCGACTACTGCGCGGCCAAGGCGGCGCTGCTGAACCTGTCGAAGGCGCTCTCCAAGGAGTTCGGCGGGAAGATCCGCTTCAACACCATCGCGCCCGGCCCGGTGGAGACGCCGTTCTGGATGGCGCCAGGCGGGATCGCGGACTCGATCGCCAAGAAGTCGGGCATCGACATCTCCGCGGCGATCGCGCAGGTGAAAGCGAGCATGCAGCTCTCGACGGGGCGCTTCACGAAGCCGGAAGAAGTCGCGGACCTGGTGCTGCTGCTGGCGAGCGATCGCGCGGCGAACGTCACCGGCTCGGACTTCTTGATCGACGGCGGGCTGATCAAGACGCTCTGA
- a CDS encoding VWA domain-containing protein — protein sequence MRARFFLSTAALLAAISLSGCGSKCDATSCGGCCDTDGKCQAPSDASCGVNGESCNACSAGQHCSALLGQCQFGTSAANGSGNNSGANGSGNGSGSTGASGTGASSGSTGTSATASSTGGSNGTTSTSQASSSTGGVTTTTNTGGTSGSTGGTTNGSSTNGTTTGTTGACSSSSVTPTQAPVDIYLMLDQSGSMSDQTANGTTKWEAVTSGLQTFLQQQSSQGISLGLQFFALPAASSSCPSVCNTTTDVNNCEAGGGFCFGNGDACSGCGGGDSCTASDYATPAVEIAPLPGNATPIGTSIAAHGPSTSTPTSAALQGAIDHASAWAQAHTGHTVVDVLATDGDPTECDTNLADIQAIAAAGLSGSPSIKTFVIGVGSSLSTLDGIALAGGTTSAHIIDTSTNVGDAMLAAMNTIRVQALGCAYGIPRVNGNLPDAALINVELTVGGSSAEIPNVANASACPASGDAWYYDDPSVPQHVVLCSSTCSAVGNDPTSSVNLLLDCPTIH from the coding sequence ATGCGCGCACGTTTCTTCCTCTCGACCGCGGCCCTGCTCGCGGCGATCTCGCTGAGCGGCTGCGGCTCCAAGTGCGACGCCACCAGCTGCGGTGGCTGCTGCGACACCGACGGCAAGTGCCAGGCGCCCAGCGACGCCAGCTGCGGCGTCAACGGCGAGAGCTGCAACGCTTGCAGCGCGGGCCAGCACTGCTCCGCGCTCCTCGGCCAGTGCCAGTTCGGGACGTCGGCGGCCAACGGCAGCGGCAACAACAGCGGCGCCAACGGGAGCGGCAACGGATCGGGCAGCACGGGCGCGAGCGGCACGGGCGCCTCGAGCGGCAGCACCGGGACCAGCGCGACGGCGAGCTCGACGGGCGGAAGCAACGGCACCACCTCCACGAGCCAGGCCTCGAGCAGCACCGGCGGCGTGACCACCACCACCAACACCGGCGGCACCTCGGGCTCCACCGGCGGCACGACGAACGGGAGCAGCACCAACGGCACCACCACCGGAACCACCGGGGCGTGCTCGTCCTCGTCGGTCACGCCGACGCAGGCGCCCGTGGACATCTACCTGATGCTCGATCAGTCCGGCTCGATGTCGGACCAGACGGCGAACGGCACCACCAAGTGGGAGGCCGTGACCAGCGGCCTGCAGACGTTCCTTCAGCAGCAGAGCTCACAGGGCATCTCGCTCGGGCTTCAGTTCTTCGCGCTGCCCGCGGCGAGCTCGAGCTGTCCCAGCGTCTGCAACACCACCACCGATGTGAACAACTGCGAGGCGGGCGGCGGCTTCTGCTTTGGCAACGGCGACGCGTGCAGCGGCTGCGGCGGTGGCGACTCGTGCACCGCGAGCGACTACGCCACGCCGGCGGTGGAGATCGCGCCGCTCCCTGGAAACGCCACGCCCATCGGCACCTCGATCGCCGCGCACGGCCCGAGCACCAGCACGCCCACCTCGGCCGCGCTGCAGGGCGCCATCGATCACGCCTCGGCTTGGGCGCAGGCGCACACCGGCCACACCGTCGTCGACGTGCTCGCCACCGACGGCGACCCGACCGAGTGCGACACCAACCTCGCCGACATCCAGGCCATTGCTGCTGCGGGCTTGAGCGGCTCGCCGAGCATCAAGACGTTCGTGATTGGCGTGGGATCGTCGCTGAGCACGCTCGACGGCATCGCCCTGGCGGGCGGCACGACCAGCGCGCACATCATCGACACCTCGACCAACGTGGGCGACGCCATGCTCGCGGCGATGAACACCATCCGCGTCCAGGCGCTGGGCTGCGCGTATGGCATTCCGCGCGTGAACGGCAACCTTCCTGACGCGGCGCTCATCAACGTGGAGCTGACGGTGGGCGGCAGCTCGGCGGAGATCCCGAACGTGGCGAACGCGTCGGCGTGCCCGGCCAGCGGTGACGCCTGGTACTACGACGACCCCAGCGTGCCCCAGCACGTGGTGCTCTGCTCGAGCACCTGCAGCGCCGTGGGCAACGATCCCACGAGCAGCGTCAACCTCCTGCTGGACTGCCCGACGATCCACTGA
- a CDS encoding elongation factor G, with product MANITLDRIRNIGISAHIDSGKTTLTERILFYTGRIHAIHEVRGKDGVGAKMDSMELEREKGITIQSAATYCIWKGSKEQFPDHNINIIDTPGHVDFTIEVERALRVLDGAILVLDSGKGVQSQSITVDKQMKRYGVPRIAYVNKMDNPGANYDRVAQMLKDKLGHHPVKLQVPIGQEDKFSGIIDPIVGKAFYFDGENGENIRIEDVPAEFAEAAKARRQEIVQGVADVDDQLAEKFLADEPVSNEELWAAIRRATIALKMTPVMCGSAVRNKGVQLLLDGVIRYLPNPTEVVNQAHDQANNEAKIVLSSDFDKPFVGLAFKLQQDKYGQLTYFRVYQGTVKTGDTIINTSNQMRKVRVPRMFRMHSDDREEVSQATAGDIVALYGIEASSGETFTDGKLNYTLTSMHVPAAVISLAVKPKNRDAEANFSKALNRFTKEDPTFRVHQDEESAETIISGMGELHLDIYMERMKREYNCEVIAGKPQVAFRETVTQRGEFAYTHKKQTGGSGQFARVCGYLEPLPAEAVETYEFVDDIVGGSIPREFIPACDKGFKEAIKKGALIGFPVVGVRALINDGQAHDVDSSEQAFKTAALMGFREGYAAAKPTILEPIMKVEIEAPMEFQGSVVGQVNQRRGVIMETKTEDQTAIVVAEVPLNTMFGYSTDLRSATQGKGNFTMEFAKYAPVPKNEQEEMIKKYKEKQAAEAAARK from the coding sequence ATGGCCAACATCACTCTCGACCGCATTCGGAACATCGGCATTTCCGCCCACATCGACTCGGGCAAGACCACGCTCACCGAGCGCATCTTGTTCTACACGGGTCGCATCCACGCGATTCACGAGGTCCGCGGCAAGGACGGCGTGGGCGCCAAGATGGACTCGATGGAGCTCGAGCGCGAGAAGGGCATCACCATCCAGTCTGCAGCCACGTACTGCATCTGGAAGGGCTCCAAGGAGCAGTTCCCGGACCACAACATCAACATCATCGACACCCCCGGGCATGTGGACTTCACCATCGAGGTGGAGCGCGCGCTCCGCGTGCTCGACGGCGCCATCCTGGTGCTCGACTCGGGCAAGGGCGTGCAGAGCCAGTCCATCACCGTGGACAAGCAGATGAAGCGGTACGGCGTTCCGCGCATCGCCTACGTGAACAAGATGGACAACCCCGGCGCGAACTACGACCGCGTCGCGCAGATGCTGAAGGACAAGCTTGGCCACCACCCGGTGAAGCTGCAGGTGCCCATCGGCCAGGAGGACAAGTTCTCCGGCATCATCGACCCCATCGTCGGCAAGGCGTTCTACTTCGACGGCGAGAACGGCGAGAACATCCGCATCGAGGACGTGCCGGCGGAGTTCGCCGAGGCGGCCAAGGCGCGCCGCCAGGAGATCGTGCAGGGCGTGGCCGACGTGGACGACCAGCTCGCGGAGAAGTTCCTGGCCGACGAGCCGGTGAGCAACGAGGAGCTCTGGGCGGCCATCCGCCGGGCCACCATCGCGCTCAAGATGACCCCGGTGATGTGCGGCAGCGCCGTGCGCAACAAGGGCGTGCAGCTGCTTCTCGACGGCGTGATCCGCTACCTGCCCAATCCCACCGAGGTGGTGAACCAGGCGCACGACCAGGCCAACAACGAGGCCAAGATCGTCCTCTCGAGCGACTTCGACAAGCCGTTCGTGGGGCTGGCCTTCAAGCTCCAGCAGGACAAGTACGGCCAGCTCACCTACTTCCGCGTCTACCAGGGCACGGTGAAGACGGGCGACACCATCATCAACACCTCGAACCAGATGCGTAAGGTGCGCGTGCCGCGCATGTTCCGCATGCACTCCGACGACCGCGAGGAAGTGTCGCAGGCCACCGCGGGCGACATCGTGGCGCTCTACGGCATCGAGGCCAGCTCGGGCGAGACCTTCACCGACGGCAAGCTGAACTACACGCTCACCTCGATGCACGTGCCCGCGGCGGTGATCTCGCTCGCGGTGAAGCCCAAGAACCGCGACGCGGAGGCCAACTTCTCCAAGGCGCTCAACCGCTTCACCAAGGAAGACCCCACCTTCCGCGTGCACCAGGACGAGGAGAGCGCGGAGACCATCATCTCGGGCATGGGCGAGCTCCACCTCGACATCTACATGGAGCGCATGAAGCGCGAGTACAACTGCGAGGTCATCGCCGGCAAGCCGCAGGTGGCCTTCCGCGAGACGGTCACCCAGCGCGGTGAGTTCGCGTACACGCACAAGAAGCAGACCGGCGGCTCCGGTCAGTTCGCGCGCGTGTGCGGGTACCTCGAGCCGCTGCCGGCCGAGGCGGTGGAGACCTACGAGTTCGTGGACGACATCGTCGGCGGCAGCATCCCCCGCGAGTTCATCCCCGCGTGCGACAAGGGCTTCAAGGAGGCGATCAAGAAGGGCGCCCTCATTGGCTTCCCTGTCGTGGGTGTGCGCGCGCTCATCAACGACGGCCAGGCACACGACGTGGACTCCAGCGAGCAGGCGTTCAAGACCGCCGCGCTCATGGGCTTCCGCGAGGGCTACGCCGCCGCCAAGCCGACCATCCTCGAGCCCATCATGAAGGTGGAGATCGAGGCGCCGATGGAGTTCCAGGGCTCGGTGGTGGGTCAGGTGAACCAGCGCCGCGGCGTGATCATGGAGACCAAGACCGAGGACCAGACGGCGATCGTCGTGGCCGAGGTGCCGCTGAACACCATGTTCGGCTACTCCACGGACCTGCGCTCGGCCACCCAGGGCAAGGGCAACTTCACCATGGAGTTCGCCAAGTACGCCCCGGTGCCGAAGAACGAGCAGGAAGAGATGATCAAGAAGTACAAGGAGAAGCAGGCGGCCGAGGCCGCGGCGCGCAAGTAA
- a CDS encoding DUF1259 domain-containing protein: MFQLALGVMLAAAPALDGARIEQLTGAKGALDVKEGVFKVSAPRTDLAVTVAGVKLVPAQGLTSWAAFTSVGDHTEVMGDMTLTEDQVNPVMSAALDAGLQVTALHNHFFWDSPKVMFMHIGGMGQTDALATAVGKIFAKIKETSGGKGVIPHLDLDASKSSIDPKKIDAVLSRPGTLKDGIYKVVIGRETKMSGHDMGNAMGVNTWAAFAGSDAKAVVDGDFAMLESELQGVLKALRGAGINVVAIHQHMAGEQPRILFLHYWGVGTTTELAKGLASALAQTQVK; encoded by the coding sequence ATGTTCCAACTCGCACTCGGAGTGATGCTCGCCGCCGCACCCGCGCTCGACGGCGCGCGCATCGAGCAGCTCACCGGCGCCAAGGGCGCGCTCGATGTGAAGGAGGGCGTGTTCAAGGTCAGCGCGCCGCGAACGGATCTCGCGGTCACCGTCGCGGGCGTGAAGCTCGTGCCGGCGCAGGGGCTCACCTCGTGGGCCGCGTTCACGAGCGTGGGCGATCACACCGAGGTCATGGGCGACATGACGCTCACCGAGGACCAGGTGAATCCCGTCATGAGCGCGGCGCTCGACGCGGGACTGCAAGTGACCGCACTCCACAACCACTTCTTCTGGGATTCGCCGAAGGTGATGTTCATGCACATCGGCGGCATGGGCCAGACCGATGCGCTCGCCACCGCGGTCGGAAAGATCTTCGCGAAGATCAAGGAGACGTCGGGCGGGAAGGGCGTCATTCCCCACCTCGACCTCGACGCGAGCAAGAGCAGCATCGATCCGAAGAAGATTGACGCCGTGCTCAGCCGGCCCGGAACGCTCAAAGACGGCATCTACAAGGTCGTCATCGGCCGCGAGACCAAGATGAGCGGCCACGACATGGGCAACGCGATGGGCGTGAACACCTGGGCCGCGTTCGCGGGCAGCGATGCCAAGGCCGTCGTCGACGGCGACTTCGCGATGCTCGAGTCGGAGCTCCAGGGCGTGCTCAAGGCCTTGCGCGGCGCGGGGATCAACGTCGTCGCGATTCACCAGCACATGGCCGGGGAGCAGCCGCGCATCCTCTTCCTGCACTACTGGGGCGTGGGCACGACCACCGAGCTCGCCAAGGGCCTGGCCTCGGCGCTGGCCCAGACGCAGGTGAAGTGA
- a CDS encoding DUF1684 domain-containing protein, producing MLMSLIPAILLTAQPTPQELAEQTRAFRAKRESRLRAEDGWLTLVGLDWLDEGANPAGSAADAKIQVPAPCPAHLGTFTREGKKIGFQPAAGIAVAIAGKPFTGGPLKTDADGEPDVLDVAGLHIFAIVRGDRVGLRIKDPNAPARKNFAGIPAWEPDLAWRVVARWEPTPGATIPVPNILGQVEDQPVPGVAIFTIDGKEYRLRPIQEPGDTQLFFIFGDETNKKESYGAGRFLYADAPAEGHVVLDFNRALNPPCAFSHFATCPIPPQGNRLPIRVIAGEKRFGEH from the coding sequence ATGCTCATGTCCCTCATTCCCGCGATCCTGCTCACCGCGCAGCCGACCCCGCAGGAGCTCGCCGAGCAGACGCGCGCCTTCCGCGCCAAGCGCGAATCGCGGCTGCGCGCCGAGGACGGCTGGCTCACGCTCGTGGGGCTCGACTGGCTCGACGAGGGCGCGAACCCCGCCGGCTCCGCGGCCGACGCGAAGATCCAGGTGCCCGCGCCCTGCCCTGCGCACCTGGGCACGTTCACGCGCGAGGGGAAGAAGATCGGCTTTCAGCCGGCCGCGGGCATCGCCGTGGCGATTGCGGGAAAGCCGTTCACCGGCGGCCCGCTGAAGACCGACGCCGATGGCGAGCCCGACGTGCTCGACGTCGCGGGCCTGCACATCTTCGCCATCGTCCGCGGCGATCGCGTGGGGCTGCGCATCAAGGATCCGAACGCGCCCGCGCGGAAGAACTTCGCCGGCATTCCCGCGTGGGAGCCGGACCTGGCGTGGCGCGTGGTCGCGCGCTGGGAGCCCACGCCCGGCGCCACGATCCCCGTGCCCAACATCCTCGGCCAGGTGGAGGACCAGCCCGTGCCGGGCGTGGCCATCTTCACGATCGACGGCAAGGAGTACCGGCTGCGGCCGATCCAGGAGCCGGGCGACACGCAGCTCTTCTTCATCTTCGGCGACGAGACCAACAAGAAGGAGTCGTACGGAGCGGGCCGCTTCCTCTACGCCGACGCGCCGGCCGAAGGCCACGTGGTGCTCGACTTCAACCGCGCGCTCAACCCGCCCTGCGCCTTCAGCCACTTCGCGACGTGTCCCATTCCGCCGCAGGGCAACCGGCTGCCGATTCGCGTGATCGCGGGTGAGAAGCGCTTCGGCGAGCACTGA
- a CDS encoding protein kinase — protein sequence MPEAGKAQAIEPIPPEPFGRYSLVAKLAVGGMGEIYLARTGGEGLTQLVVLKRIRLELAADPQFQQRFLAEARVLLRLQHGAVTPVFDVGAVEGRSYIALEFVDGKDVRAIIQRAAEKKKRVPPALALQIFLRVLDALAYAHRKKDDDERELNLVHRDVSPQNVLVSYEGEVKVIDFGLAKSALSVQRTHPSVMLGKLLYMAPEIAKHDQLDRRADLFSAAVMLHELLAGQHQLAGLGAAELMMRVVSPRFRPLEGEVPGVPAGLDAALAKALVAEPNDRYRTAEEMRAAFLPLAVSAGSDLSPEPVGAFVKELFAADYSAERQLLRQLRGTAPSILGAETARSLELAMVRSAGDGAKTMPFPSIGQGFKPKVSSTGPTVIPEAPDAITPVPVDPTYVGRAPSSATEISRKAVDSAEFVFPSPVSEESSRSPMAGMPTLRPGDVFAKPKEETAPGPDVPWSTDPALSQSEPITDAALRAAASGTTAPSMRALGGPGPNGADAPREHGTELMAALTYNPNPGMEPKTPVAPATSREAARPQSTGREQVAPTEPPAAPPRTRTGEVSTSRARSGANPPKTRTGELRAPRRAMTAERQLATQAPSAPPAPTTAPSSPAPAPVAPTSSAATNSVPAQKLPRSSVATALIGILMGVVLAGGVAVIGWFLLHPH from the coding sequence ATGCCCGAGGCCGGCAAGGCCCAAGCCATCGAGCCCATCCCGCCCGAGCCCTTCGGGCGCTACTCGCTGGTGGCCAAGCTGGCCGTCGGCGGGATGGGAGAGATCTACCTCGCGCGCACCGGCGGCGAGGGGCTGACGCAGCTCGTCGTGTTGAAGCGCATCCGCCTGGAGCTCGCGGCCGATCCCCAGTTCCAGCAGCGCTTCCTGGCCGAGGCCCGGGTGCTCCTGCGGCTGCAGCACGGGGCGGTGACGCCCGTCTTCGACGTGGGCGCGGTGGAGGGCCGGAGCTACATCGCCCTGGAGTTCGTGGACGGCAAGGACGTCCGCGCGATCATCCAGCGGGCCGCGGAGAAGAAGAAGCGCGTGCCGCCCGCGCTGGCGCTGCAGATCTTCCTGCGGGTGCTCGACGCGCTCGCCTACGCCCACCGCAAGAAGGACGACGACGAGCGCGAGCTGAACCTCGTGCACCGCGACGTGAGCCCGCAGAACGTGCTCGTGAGCTACGAGGGCGAGGTCAAGGTCATCGACTTCGGGCTGGCCAAGAGCGCGCTGAGCGTCCAGCGCACGCATCCGTCGGTGATGCTGGGCAAGCTGCTCTACATGGCCCCGGAGATCGCCAAGCACGACCAGCTCGATCGCCGCGCGGACCTCTTCTCCGCCGCGGTGATGCTCCACGAGCTGCTCGCGGGCCAGCACCAGCTCGCGGGGCTCGGTGCGGCGGAGCTGATGATGCGCGTCGTGAGCCCGCGCTTCCGGCCGCTGGAGGGCGAGGTGCCCGGCGTGCCCGCGGGCCTCGACGCCGCGCTGGCCAAGGCCTTGGTGGCGGAGCCCAACGACCGCTACCGCACCGCCGAGGAGATGCGCGCGGCGTTCTTGCCGCTGGCGGTGTCGGCGGGCTCGGACCTCTCTCCGGAGCCGGTGGGTGCGTTCGTGAAGGAGCTCTTCGCCGCCGACTACTCCGCCGAGCGGCAGCTCCTGCGCCAGCTCCGTGGCACCGCACCCTCCATCCTGGGCGCCGAGACCGCGCGCTCGCTGGAGCTGGCCATGGTCCGCTCGGCCGGCGACGGCGCCAAGACCATGCCCTTCCCGAGCATCGGCCAGGGCTTCAAGCCCAAGGTGTCGAGCACGGGCCCCACGGTCATCCCCGAAGCCCCGGACGCCATCACCCCGGTGCCCGTCGATCCGACCTACGTCGGCCGCGCGCCCAGCAGCGCCACGGAGATCTCCCGCAAGGCGGTCGACTCGGCGGAGTTCGTGTTTCCGTCCCCGGTGAGCGAGGAGAGCAGCCGCAGCCCGATGGCGGGCATGCCCACGCTCAGGCCGGGCGACGTGTTCGCCAAGCCCAAGGAGGAGACCGCGCCCGGCCCCGACGTGCCCTGGAGCACCGATCCCGCATTGAGCCAGAGCGAGCCCATCACCGACGCGGCGCTTCGCGCGGCGGCGTCCGGGACCACCGCGCCCTCCATGCGCGCCCTCGGTGGACCCGGGCCTAACGGCGCGGACGCACCGCGGGAGCACGGCACCGAGCTGATGGCGGCGCTGACGTACAACCCCAACCCCGGCATGGAGCCCAAGACACCCGTTGCGCCGGCCACCAGCCGCGAAGCGGCGCGTCCACAGTCGACCGGCCGCGAGCAAGTGGCACCCACCGAGCCGCCGGCTGCGCCGCCGCGGACGCGGACGGGCGAGGTCTCGACCTCGCGTGCGCGAAGCGGTGCGAACCCGCCCAAGACGCGGACCGGCGAGCTCCGCGCGCCGCGCCGGGCCATGACCGCCGAGCGCCAGCTCGCGACCCAGGCGCCGTCGGCTCCGCCAGCTCCGACCACTGCGCCTTCGTCGCCCGCGCCGGCCCCGGTGGCGCCGACCTCGAGCGCCGCGACCAACTCCGTCCCCGCGCAAAAGCTGCCGCGCTCCTCGGTGGCCACTGCGTTGATTGGCATCCTGATGGGCGTGGTGCTGGCCGGCGGCGTGGCCGTCATCGGCTGGTTCCTGCTGCACCCACACTGA
- a CDS encoding NAD(P)H-dependent oxidoreductase, giving the protein MKLEVFICSTRPGRVGLPVGAWFEEQARAHGKFEVARVDLAEVNLPMMDEPKHPRLQQYEHAHTKAWSETVKSADAFVFVTPEYNYGMPAPLLNALDYLLHEWAYKPAAFVSYGGVSAGTRSVQMAKQVLTTLKIMPIPEAVSVPFGPKYVVDGVFKPPPEQEKAATVMLDELWKWTGALKTLRPG; this is encoded by the coding sequence ATGAAGCTCGAGGTCTTCATCTGCAGCACACGGCCCGGACGTGTCGGCCTGCCCGTGGGTGCCTGGTTCGAGGAGCAGGCGCGCGCGCACGGCAAGTTCGAGGTGGCGCGCGTGGACCTGGCCGAGGTGAACCTGCCGATGATGGACGAGCCGAAGCACCCTCGCCTGCAGCAGTACGAGCACGCACACACCAAGGCGTGGAGCGAGACGGTGAAGTCGGCCGACGCGTTCGTGTTCGTGACGCCCGAGTACAACTACGGCATGCCCGCGCCGCTGCTGAACGCGCTCGACTACCTGCTGCACGAGTGGGCATACAAGCCGGCGGCGTTCGTGAGCTACGGCGGCGTCTCGGCCGGCACGCGCTCGGTGCAGATGGCCAAGCAGGTGCTGACCACGCTGAAGATCATGCCCATCCCCGAGGCGGTGTCGGTGCCGTTCGGGCCCAAGTACGTCGTCGACGGCGTGTTCAAGCCGCCGCCGGAGCAGGAGAAGGCTGCGACGGTGATGCTCGACGAGCTCTGGAAGTGGACGGGCGCGCTGAAGACGCTGCGGCCGGGGTAG
- a CDS encoding alpha/beta fold hydrolase → MVELAEIELHGRRFRYRKAGKGSLVLLLHGIAGSSATWASIIPRLSGAHTVIAPDLLGHGESAKPPGDYSLGAYANLIRDLLEALELPRGTIVGHSLGGGVALQFAYQFPERCERLVLVSSGGLGREVHPILRAAALPGAELVLPWLAVGADRGIGTLIKAMGKLGFRESADLGQTWRSFVSLEQPEARRAFLHTVRGIIDLGGQLVSATDKLYLAEGLPTLIIWGERDPLIPMRHGQRSHDLMLGSRLEIFPGAGHYPYLDDPERFAAILLDFIRTTEPPPFDPNQLRARLRAGRAIVPAQVTTH, encoded by the coding sequence ATGGTCGAGCTGGCCGAGATCGAGCTGCACGGCCGGCGGTTCCGCTACCGCAAGGCCGGCAAGGGCTCGCTCGTGCTCCTGCTGCACGGCATCGCAGGGAGCTCGGCGACCTGGGCCAGCATCATCCCGCGGCTCAGCGGCGCGCACACCGTCATCGCCCCCGACCTGCTGGGCCACGGCGAGTCCGCCAAGCCGCCGGGCGACTACTCGCTCGGCGCCTATGCGAACCTGATTCGCGATCTCCTCGAGGCGCTGGAGCTGCCGCGGGGCACCATCGTCGGACACTCGCTCGGCGGCGGCGTGGCGCTGCAGTTCGCCTATCAGTTCCCGGAGCGCTGCGAGCGGCTCGTGCTGGTGTCGAGCGGCGGTCTGGGCCGCGAGGTCCACCCCATTCTGCGGGCCGCGGCGCTGCCCGGCGCGGAGCTCGTGCTGCCCTGGCTCGCCGTGGGGGCGGACCGCGGCATCGGGACGCTCATCAAGGCGATGGGGAAGCTCGGCTTCCGGGAGAGCGCCGACCTCGGCCAGACCTGGCGGAGCTTCGTCTCACTCGAGCAGCCCGAGGCGCGGCGCGCCTTCCTGCACACGGTGCGCGGCATCATCGATCTCGGCGGCCAGCTCGTGAGCGCCACCGACAAGCTCTACCTCGCCGAGGGGCTGCCCACGCTGATCATCTGGGGCGAGCGCGATCCCCTGATTCCCATGCGCCACGGGCAGCGGAGCCACGACCTCATGCTCGGCAGCAGGCTGGAGATCTTCCCCGGCGCAGGCCACTACCCCTACCTCGACGACCCGGAGCGCTTCGCGGCCATCCTCCTCGACTTCATCCGCACCACCGAGCCCCCGCCCTTCGACCCGAACCAGCTGCGCGCGCGCCTGCGGGCCGGTCGAGCGATCGTCCCGGCGCAGGTGACCACGCACTAA